The sequence CCACAATCACCGTGTCGCATTCTATTATATAATTAGTGCCTTCAATTTCAACGGGTCGCCGCCTGCCCGTCTCGTCGGGTTCGGTCAATTCGCATTTTAGGCATTCTATGCCCGTAACTTTGCCGTCTTGGCCCAAAATCCTTACGGGCTGGGACAAAAGCTCAAACTTGACGCCTTCTTCCAGGGCGTGCTCGGCTTCTTCGGCCCGACAGGGCATCTCTTGTTTGGAACGGCGATAAACGACATAAACTTCCTGGGCGCCCAATCTCAGCGCCGTTCTCGCGGCGTCCATAGCCACATTGCCGCCGCCCAACACAACGACCTTATTGCCCCGCCAAACAGGCGTGTCATAATCGGGGTCGTAGGCTTTCATAAGATTGACCCTCGTTAAGTATTCGTTGGCTGAAAACACGCCGTTTAGGTTTTCGCCCTCGATGCCCAAAAACTTGGGCAACCCCGCTCCGCTGCCTATAAATACGGCGTCGTATTCTTGTAAGATTTCTTCCATTGTTATGGTTTTGCCCACTACCGTGTTAAGCTCTAGCTTTACGCCTAGGCCCAAAACTTTGTCTATTTCTTTTTGGACTAAGACTTTGTGCAATCTAAACTCAGGTATGCCGTATATCAGCACGCCGCCCGCTTTGTGAAAAGCCTCGTAAATAGTTACTTCGGCTCCTCCTAGCGCCAAGTCTGCCGCGGCCGTAAGTCCCGCGGGGCCCGCCCCGATTACCGCCACTTTGCCGATTTTTTCTTTGGGAACGGCCGGCGTATCGTCAAAATGCTTTAGCGCGTAATCGGCTGTATATCGCTCCAGCGCCCCTATCGCCACGGCTTGACCGTCCACTCTTTTTCTTATGCAGTTTTTTTCGCATTGTTCTTCCTGGGGGCATACCCTGCCGCACACGCCGGGCAAGTTATTGGTTTGCTTTATTATATCAATAGCGCCTTTTTGGTTTTTCAAGGTCAATTGCTTGATAAAGGCGGGTATGTCAATATTGACCGGGCAGCCTTTGATACAGGGCGCGTTTTTGCATTGCAGACATCTTTCCGCTTCTAATATCGCCGTTTGGTCGTCAAAAGGACAACTGACTTCCTCAAAAGTTTTGATTCTTTCCAACGGGTCTTTTTCTTTTTGTTTTTGTCGCTCGCGTTTTACCATAAATGCTCTCCTATAATTGCCTTTTTTGCCCTTTAAGACGGCATAGGTGTTCCCGTTCGTAATCCAAATATGTCTTGGAACGGTTGATAGCCTCGTCCCAATCAACCAAATGCCCGTCAAACTCAGGCCCGTCCACGCACGCGTATTTTATCTGTCCGCCTACCGTAACGCGACAGCACCCGCACATGCCCGTGCCGTCTACCATCAATGTGTTCATACTTACAATTGTCTTAATGTTATGCGTTTTGGTAAGGGCGCAAACGGCTTTCATCATTGGTATCGGTCCCACGGCAAACACCAAATCGTAATTTTTGCCCTGTTCTATAAGGTCTTTTAACGTATCGGTCACAAAGCCTTTCCTTGCATAGCTGCCGTCGTCCGTAGTAAGATATAAATTCTTGGCGACGCTTTTGAACTCCTCTTCATACAAAATCAGATCTTTGTTGCGCGCTCCGATTATCACATCGCAAGGCTTTGAGATAGATTTAAACATCTTCGCCTGCGGAAAAACATCGGCGCAGCCTATGCCGCCGCCCACTAAGACGGGGTTTGAGTATATATCCAAACGCGAAGCCTCGCCCAAGGGGCCTACTATATCGCATACGCTGTCGCCCGCGTTAAGACGCGATAGTTTATAGGTCGTGCCGCCCACCACTTGAATAAGCAAGGTCAATGTTCCCTTTTGCTTGTCAAAATCGCATATGGAAAACGGAACTCTTTCGCCTTTTTCATCCGCGCGTAAAATTACAAATTGTCCAGCCTTGGCGTGTTTTACGACTTTAGGCGCTTCAAAAACAAATTCAAATATATTCTCGGCTAGTTTCCGTTTTGACAATATTT comes from Clostridiales bacterium and encodes:
- the gltA gene encoding NADPH-dependent glutamate synthase — encoded protein: MVKRERQKQKEKDPLERIKTFEEVSCPFDDQTAILEAERCLQCKNAPCIKGCPVNIDIPAFIKQLTLKNQKGAIDIIKQTNNLPGVCGRVCPQEEQCEKNCIRKRVDGQAVAIGALERYTADYALKHFDDTPAVPKEKIGKVAVIGAGPAGLTAAADLALGGAEVTIYEAFHKAGGVLIYGIPEFRLHKVLVQKEIDKVLGLGVKLELNTVVGKTITMEEILQEYDAVFIGSGAGLPKFLGIEGENLNGVFSANEYLTRVNLMKAYDPDYDTPVWRGNKVVVLGGGNVAMDAARTALRLGAQEVYVVYRRSKQEMPCRAEEAEHALEEGVKFELLSQPVRILGQDGKVTGIECLKCELTEPDETGRRRPVEIEGTNYIIECDTVIVAIGTSPNPLLANSYQALKTTNKGALIVDENSMTTVKNVYAGGDAVTGAATVILAMGAGKKAAEQIIKKLQEKTK
- a CDS encoding sulfide/dihydroorotate dehydrogenase-like FAD/NAD-binding protein, producing MSKILSKRKLAENIFEFVFEAPKVVKHAKAGQFVILRADEKGERVPFSICDFDKQKGTLTLLIQVVGGTTYKLSRLNAGDSVCDIVGPLGEASRLDIYSNPVLVGGGIGCADVFPQAKMFKSISKPCDVIIGARNKDLILYEEEFKSVAKNLYLTTDDGSYARKGFVTDTLKDLIEQGKNYDLVFAVGPIPMMKAVCALTKTHNIKTIVSMNTLMVDGTGMCGCCRVTVGGQIKYACVDGPEFDGHLVDWDEAINRSKTYLDYEREHLCRLKGQKRQL